The following proteins are co-located in the Pyrococcus abyssi GE5 genome:
- a CDS encoding potassium channel family protein — protein sequence MRELEEIRNCLIEMKNISSLMIDLALSSVMYNSEEIAEEVYLLEEKMDELTYKVKKLALEAAKKIDEPESMLSVIEMANINEQISDSAYEIADIVLRDVEPHPIIRKIMHDVDEEIGRVKVKKGSILIGKSLRQLKLPSKIGVRIIAIKRGNKYIYDPQSSEVIQEGDTLIAVGAGVDRLRELAGEEEEEE from the coding sequence ATGAGAGAGCTTGAGGAGATAAGGAACTGCCTAATAGAGATGAAAAACATCTCATCACTGATGATAGACCTCGCCCTCTCCTCCGTAATGTATAACAGCGAGGAGATAGCTGAAGAAGTCTATTTACTCGAAGAGAAGATGGATGAACTAACGTACAAGGTCAAAAAGCTTGCACTTGAGGCCGCAAAAAAGATAGATGAGCCAGAGAGCATGTTAAGCGTTATAGAGATGGCCAACATAAACGAACAGATTAGCGATTCGGCCTACGAAATAGCAGACATAGTTCTTAGGGACGTTGAGCCCCATCCGATAATAAGAAAGATCATGCACGATGTTGACGAAGAGATAGGGAGGGTTAAGGTCAAGAAAGGATCCATACTCATAGGAAAGAGCCTTAGGCAGTTAAAACTGCCTTCCAAGATAGGGGTCAGGATAATAGCGATAAAGAGGGGGAACAAGTACATATACGATCCCCAGAGTAGCGAGGTAATTCAAGAGGGTGACACGTTGATTGCAGTCGGAGCTGGAGTGGATAGGTTAAGGGAGCTCGCAGGGGAGGAAGAGGAAGAAGAGTAA